Proteins from a single region of Bdellovibrio bacteriovorus HD100:
- the pstC gene encoding phosphate ABC transporter permease subunit PstC: protein MRRLRERAIETVLFLAAASSVLVTIGIVGILVTESMPFFAHVSLKDFLTDTQWTPLFENARYGILPLLSGTLLSTVIALSVAIPLGTVAAAFLSEYVRPSAREILKPVLELLAAVPTVVYGYFALLFVTPLLQKIIPNLGGFNVLSAGIVIGVMIVPYVSSLSEDAMRSVPNHLREASFAVGASRMQTAFRVVIPAAFSGITSAYILGISRALGETMVVAIAAGMQPNLTINPTEPAATITAFIVQVSLGDLPHGSIGYQSIYVAGLSLLVLTLCFNIVGLWLRKKFQEKE from the coding sequence ATGCGTCGTTTAAGGGAGAGAGCCATCGAAACGGTTCTGTTCCTGGCGGCAGCTTCCTCGGTTCTGGTCACTATCGGCATTGTCGGTATTTTGGTGACGGAAAGCATGCCGTTCTTTGCGCATGTGTCCCTGAAAGACTTTTTAACCGACACGCAGTGGACTCCGCTTTTTGAAAATGCCCGTTATGGCATCTTGCCTCTGCTCAGTGGAACTTTGCTTTCCACCGTGATCGCCTTGTCGGTGGCGATTCCATTAGGCACAGTGGCAGCCGCTTTCTTAAGTGAGTACGTTCGTCCTTCGGCGCGCGAAATTTTAAAGCCTGTCTTAGAGCTTCTCGCCGCTGTGCCGACCGTCGTGTACGGTTATTTTGCTTTGTTGTTTGTGACGCCTCTTTTGCAAAAGATCATTCCGAATTTGGGTGGCTTCAATGTCCTGAGTGCGGGGATTGTGATAGGGGTGATGATCGTCCCTTATGTTTCCAGTCTGAGTGAAGATGCCATGCGCTCGGTGCCTAATCACCTGCGTGAGGCCTCCTTTGCCGTGGGGGCGTCGCGTATGCAGACGGCCTTCCGGGTGGTGATTCCGGCAGCGTTTTCGGGGATCACTTCTGCCTACATTCTGGGCATTTCCCGTGCTTTGGGTGAAACCATGGTTGTGGCGATTGCCGCTGGTATGCAGCCGAATCTGACCATCAATCCCACCGAACCTGCGGCGACCATCACGGCCTTTATCGTTCAGGTCAGCTTGGGCGATTTACCTCACGGTTCGATCGGGTATCAGAGTATCTACGTGGCGGGCTTGAGCCTTTTGGTGCTGACCTTGTGTTTCAATATCGTGGGCCTGTGGCTGCGCAAAAAGTTCCAGGAGAAAGAGTAA
- a CDS encoding histidine phosphatase family protein: MRKTIHLFRHGLTDWNLQLRLQGHTDIPLNEEGRQQALSLQLFFRDNPVEFFVSSDLQRAQQTADIANHHLAKPLLLQPGFREVNMGKIEGMTREAVAKEYGPQAWEKWVSVDRKHFDFAFPEAENTWATVERFSTALAALCEEHDFDRIGLCTHGLAMRRFLHSLRPDITESLPTPNCVVYTVEWDCELKKFYFNS, translated from the coding sequence ATGCGAAAAACCATCCATCTTTTCCGCCACGGACTCACCGACTGGAACTTGCAGCTTCGCTTGCAGGGACACACAGACATTCCTTTGAACGAAGAGGGCCGCCAGCAGGCCCTGAGTCTGCAATTGTTCTTCCGCGACAATCCGGTTGAATTCTTTGTCAGCAGTGACTTGCAGCGTGCCCAGCAAACAGCCGACATTGCCAATCACCATCTGGCAAAACCACTGCTGCTGCAGCCGGGCTTTCGTGAAGTCAATATGGGGAAAATTGAAGGCATGACCCGCGAAGCCGTGGCTAAGGAATACGGGCCGCAAGCCTGGGAAAAATGGGTCTCCGTGGACCGCAAACATTTTGATTTCGCATTCCCGGAAGCCGAAAACACCTGGGCCACCGTAGAGCGCTTTTCCACGGCTTTAGCCGCCTTGTGCGAAGAACATGACTTTGACAGAATCGGCCTTTGCACCCATGGACTGGCGATGCGCCGGTTCCTGCATTCGTTGCGACCGGACATCACCGAAAGCCTGCCCACTCCGAACTGCGTGGTTTACACGGTGGAGTGGGACTGCGAACTGAAAAAATTCTATTTTAATTCATAA
- a CDS encoding EI24 domain-containing protein, which produces MKNIFRSLKQAFESLLRLRMFLLILGPPLATVLALLVLFIVYWSAWTVGIAGVIGNLWGFQWVQQATGLTDLSLWLAMLFLVMAFIPLAYVISVLIVSIFVMPVVLKWVGDQDFRSLEKRRGGTLAGSVWNTVMATLLFVVAFMLTLPLWLIPGFQLVVPLVLTAWLNKKVFLYDVLQDYASKEERKSIESEESGSLYLMGLLLGLLSYIPLAFFFVPIISALSYTYYGLNALEDRRK; this is translated from the coding sequence ATGAAAAACATTTTTCGCTCTCTGAAACAGGCCTTTGAATCTCTTCTGCGACTCAGGATGTTTCTTTTGATTCTGGGACCGCCGCTAGCCACGGTGCTGGCGCTGCTTGTGTTGTTCATTGTTTACTGGAGTGCCTGGACTGTGGGGATTGCCGGCGTTATCGGAAATCTTTGGGGCTTTCAGTGGGTGCAGCAAGCCACCGGTTTGACCGACCTTTCCCTGTGGCTTGCGATGCTGTTTTTGGTGATGGCCTTTATTCCCTTGGCCTATGTGATTTCGGTGCTGATTGTATCGATTTTTGTGATGCCGGTCGTGCTGAAGTGGGTCGGCGATCAGGATTTCCGCAGTCTTGAAAAGCGCCGGGGAGGCACTCTGGCGGGAAGTGTCTGGAACACGGTGATGGCCACGCTCTTGTTTGTGGTGGCCTTTATGCTGACATTGCCTCTGTGGCTGATTCCGGGATTTCAGCTGGTGGTGCCGCTGGTACTGACAGCGTGGCTGAACAAAAAGGTCTTTTTGTACGATGTGCTTCAGGATTATGCCTCCAAAGAAGAGCGCAAAAGCATTGAATCCGAGGAGTCCGGCTCTCTGTACCTGATGGGGCTTTTATTAGGGCTCCTCTCATATATCCCCCTGGCTTTTTTCTTCGTCCCCATTATATCGGCTTTGAGCTACACCTATTACGGCTTAAACGCCCTGGAAGACCGCCGAAAGTGA
- a CDS encoding PAS domain-containing sensor histidine kinase has protein sequence MITDLLKDQNTLLEKINKTIPNSVYIFDLNEVNMVWFNDRVKDLYGYTLAELRALGPEYYARSMHPDDIPVLNAAIEKSRTLKEGEVISIEYRFKDHNGQYHWINDRITPFSRDDDGNVATILGIATDVDDRKSYEETLKKTIEKMNMSLSAANMGTWEWDIERNRLQWDTKMYEMHDVPVLPGLNPLDEVWKRAIREDMENVNRRIQEAVDNRQDFYVTYRVTHSNQQIHHIKCYGKFMSNTGAPRMYGVAWDSTEEIQTEREMAEARAKLISSTKMAALGEMSGGIAHEINNPLTVIQARAFQLQQMVDAGKMDPAKIKQAAESISRTADKIARIIKSLRSFAREGTYDPFEVVPLKQIIEETLEFCRTRFYNHGVEIEVGEIDPELEVECRLIQLEQVLLNLLNNSFDAISDLQDKWIRIKVTEQVDSIEIRVIDSGNGIPEAIAEQIMLPFFTTKEVGKGTGLGLSISAGIVKSHKGELILDRQAPNTTFVIRLPRWQEEEALSY, from the coding sequence ATGATTACAGATCTTCTGAAAGACCAAAACACTCTGCTAGAAAAGATCAATAAGACGATCCCCAACAGCGTCTATATTTTCGACCTGAACGAGGTCAATATGGTGTGGTTCAACGACCGGGTGAAGGATCTGTATGGCTACACCCTGGCCGAGCTTCGCGCCCTGGGACCTGAGTACTACGCAAGATCCATGCATCCGGACGACATCCCGGTCTTAAACGCCGCCATAGAAAAGTCCCGCACTCTGAAAGAGGGCGAGGTTATTTCCATTGAATACCGCTTCAAAGATCACAACGGCCAGTACCATTGGATCAACGATCGCATCACGCCGTTTTCCCGCGACGACGACGGCAATGTCGCCACCATTTTGGGAATTGCCACCGATGTCGACGACCGCAAAAGTTATGAAGAGACTTTAAAAAAGACCATCGAAAAGATGAACATGTCCCTGTCTGCCGCCAATATGGGCACCTGGGAGTGGGACATTGAAAGAAACCGCCTGCAGTGGGACACGAAAATGTACGAGATGCATGACGTGCCGGTGCTGCCGGGCTTGAACCCTTTGGATGAAGTCTGGAAGCGCGCCATTCGCGAGGACATGGAAAACGTCAATCGCCGCATCCAGGAAGCGGTCGACAACCGCCAGGATTTTTATGTCACTTACCGGGTGACTCATTCCAACCAGCAGATTCACCACATCAAATGTTATGGCAAGTTCATGAGCAACACCGGAGCCCCGCGCATGTACGGTGTGGCCTGGGATTCCACGGAAGAAATCCAGACCGAACGCGAGATGGCCGAAGCAAGAGCCAAGCTGATCTCTTCGACCAAGATGGCTGCGTTGGGGGAAATGTCCGGCGGAATCGCGCATGAGATCAACAATCCCCTGACCGTCATCCAGGCCCGCGCCTTTCAGCTGCAGCAAATGGTGGATGCCGGCAAAATGGATCCCGCAAAAATCAAACAGGCCGCCGAAAGCATCAGCCGCACCGCTGACAAAATTGCCCGCATCATCAAGTCCCTGCGCTCGTTTGCACGGGAAGGAACTTACGATCCGTTTGAAGTTGTCCCCTTAAAACAGATCATCGAAGAAACCCTGGAGTTCTGCCGCACCCGTTTTTACAACCACGGCGTGGAAATTGAGGTCGGTGAAATTGATCCGGAACTGGAAGTGGAATGCCGCCTGATTCAGCTTGAACAGGTGCTGCTGAATCTGCTGAATAATTCTTTTGATGCCATCAGCGATTTACAAGACAAATGGATTCGCATCAAGGTGACAGAGCAAGTCGACAGCATCGAAATCCGAGTGATTGATTCCGGCAACGGAATTCCGGAAGCCATCGCAGAACAGATCATGCTGCCCTTCTTTACAACCAAGGAAGTCGGCAAAGGCACCGGCCTGGGTTTAAGCATTTCGGCAGGGATTGTGAAGAGTCACAAGGGGGAACTTATTTTGGACCGCCAGGCCCCGAACACGACTTTTGTGATTCGTCTGCCGCGCTGGCAGGAAGAAGAAGCCCTCAGCTATTGA
- a CDS encoding C1 family peptidase: protein MKLLFPLLFVFSLWSLPFQAGGAPLCAEVFQIQAPKEIIWGSLRTEFKHHTRYTVELKQNTPIKNQCNLGTCHLHSWMSHLERNYEQKTGQTLTLSNEYLSARHWLERSLQRLEKPSKEVDIKLGAGPLFSRESILEYGLLPEGAWKPKSDFMLNPQAKKMSEFLENILVRTQWQADKIQEGPAREALLEQGRNQIKDLFRQMVGEMPAQFEFQGKTWTPKEFAKAYFESFEGPMLQMVINNNRKAATEFTSTKQGDKLTTSVDLVESTARELLDNGQSVYLSYDHHAEYVDAATGIMSIRAFHIPAYARPATRQMREAFDTNRGGHAVQIVGYELDPRTGRVVKWKIRNSWGTHKGDEGHYHMYDDYFRAFAKSITVPEAVLTNIQM, encoded by the coding sequence ATGAAGCTTCTCTTCCCGTTGCTATTTGTTTTCAGTTTGTGGAGCCTGCCTTTTCAGGCTGGCGGTGCCCCTTTGTGCGCCGAGGTCTTCCAAATACAGGCACCCAAAGAGATCATCTGGGGAAGTCTTCGCACAGAGTTCAAACACCACACCCGCTACACGGTGGAACTGAAACAAAACACTCCGATCAAAAATCAATGCAATCTGGGGACCTGCCACCTGCACTCGTGGATGTCACACCTGGAGCGAAACTATGAACAAAAAACCGGACAAACACTGACACTTTCAAACGAATACCTCAGCGCCCGCCACTGGCTGGAGCGCAGTCTGCAGCGCCTGGAAAAGCCATCCAAAGAAGTCGATATCAAACTGGGAGCGGGACCGCTGTTTTCACGGGAAAGCATTTTGGAATACGGTCTTTTGCCAGAAGGCGCCTGGAAACCGAAATCCGATTTTATGCTGAATCCGCAGGCAAAGAAAATGTCAGAGTTCCTTGAAAACATTCTGGTGCGCACCCAGTGGCAGGCTGACAAAATACAGGAAGGCCCGGCCCGCGAGGCCCTTCTTGAACAAGGCCGAAATCAAATCAAAGATCTTTTCCGCCAGATGGTGGGAGAAATGCCGGCACAGTTTGAATTCCAGGGAAAAACCTGGACACCGAAAGAATTTGCCAAAGCCTACTTCGAATCCTTTGAAGGTCCGATGCTGCAGATGGTGATCAACAACAACCGCAAGGCCGCCACCGAGTTCACCAGCACCAAACAAGGCGACAAGCTGACCACCTCTGTCGACCTGGTTGAAAGCACCGCACGGGAGCTTTTGGATAACGGCCAATCCGTGTACCTTTCCTACGACCATCACGCCGAGTACGTGGATGCGGCCACCGGAATCATGTCCATTCGGGCCTTCCACATACCGGCTTATGCCCGCCCCGCCACTCGCCAGATGCGCGAGGCCTTTGACACCAACCGCGGCGGCCATGCTGTGCAGATCGTGGGCTACGAACTGGATCCCCGCACCGGCCGCGTGGTCAAATGGAAGATTCGCAACAGCTGGGGCACCCACAAAGGTGATGAAGGCCACTACCACATGTATGACGATTACTTCCGTGCTTTTGCAAAATCCATCACTGTCCCGGAAGCGGTTCTAACAAATATCCAAATGTAA
- a CDS encoding PstS family phosphate ABC transporter substrate-binding protein produces the protein MLTNFVVSLSVVMGAALAHAQAPVIKIDGSSTVFPITEAMAEEFQTSQRGKVRVTVGISGTGGGFKKFCRGETDVQNASRPIQASEIEACRKAGIKFLELPVAYDATAVVVNPKNTWLKSITVADLKKMWEPGAQGKINTWADVNPAWPKEKLKLYGAGSDSGTFDYFTEAVVGKSKSSRGDYTASEDDNTLVTGVSNDLYALGYVPLAYYEENKGKLKVVAIVGGDKAPKKNEAVLPGRETVENGSYFPLSRPIFIYVSEKSMAKPEVKEFINFYIGKSFEIVPQVKYVPLPAKAYDMVKENVKKNKLGTVFGGHSEVGLKIEELMKREGSL, from the coding sequence ATGTTGACCAACTTTGTAGTGTCTTTGTCTGTTGTTATGGGCGCGGCTTTGGCGCACGCACAAGCTCCAGTTATCAAAATCGATGGTTCCTCGACTGTGTTCCCAATCACCGAAGCGATGGCGGAAGAGTTCCAAACTTCCCAGCGTGGTAAAGTGCGTGTGACCGTGGGTATCTCCGGAACAGGCGGGGGCTTCAAAAAGTTCTGCCGTGGTGAAACAGACGTTCAAAATGCATCCCGTCCAATTCAGGCCTCTGAAATCGAAGCTTGCCGTAAAGCGGGCATCAAGTTCCTGGAATTGCCAGTGGCTTATGACGCTACTGCTGTGGTGGTAAATCCTAAGAACACATGGTTGAAGTCCATCACCGTGGCTGACCTTAAAAAAATGTGGGAGCCAGGCGCTCAAGGCAAAATCAACACCTGGGCTGACGTGAATCCAGCTTGGCCTAAAGAAAAACTGAAGCTTTACGGTGCAGGTTCAGACTCTGGCACCTTTGACTACTTCACTGAAGCCGTTGTTGGTAAATCCAAATCCTCTCGCGGTGACTATACAGCTTCTGAAGATGACAACACTTTGGTGACAGGTGTTTCCAATGATCTTTACGCTTTGGGTTATGTTCCGCTGGCGTACTATGAAGAGAACAAAGGTAAGCTGAAAGTCGTAGCTATCGTGGGTGGCGACAAAGCCCCTAAGAAAAACGAAGCGGTGCTTCCAGGTCGTGAAACCGTTGAGAACGGTTCTTACTTCCCACTGTCTCGCCCCATCTTTATCTATGTGAGCGAAAAGTCCATGGCGAAGCCGGAAGTAAAGGAGTTCATCAACTTCTATATCGGCAAGTCCTTTGAAATCGTTCCTCAGGTGAAATACGTTCCACTTCCAGCCAAGGCTTATGACATGGTTAAAGAGAACGTTAAAAAGAACAAGCTTGGAACCGTCTTTGGCGGCCACTCTGAAGTGGGTTTGAAAATTGAAGAGTTGATGAAACGTGAAGGTTCGTTGTAG
- a CDS encoding fatty acid cis/trans isomerase: MQFILMLVVCFSAAAGSASAPAGSAGVPAGTQAEAPALPGRAQAPSGAVAEATLYSRKIQPLFDNRCLACHSCFNAPCQLNLQNFEGFQRGANKLNVYDGTRLKSVEPSRLWIDAHADEWRKRGFYEVSTSKDPDQNLFFQITQLRATAKDAVITKQVADTHVCAQTMTDYQLLAKNSPELGMPYGFPALSPSELATLKDWVKAGSPGPDAEEFKRQNTPSVELQTQVHEWEEFLNQESLRHQLVSRYLYEHLFLAHIYFPEKPEEFFRLVRSKQSCAQGIQEIATRRPNDNPGMKKFWYCLKKFPGTVVKKTHIPYQWSPAKMARYKELFLAEGWKVSALPSYESGVAENPFVAFKDIPVKARYQFLLDDAQYQVSTFIKGPVCNGSMAVNSIQEQFYVFFLNPSSDNMVLSQKYADKAAGLLMMPGVWGSDVDIKETPLFYKKLVDHRENYRKLRIEELAKLRPEGYTLKDVWDGGGFNPNATLTVLRHDDNAVVMKGAVGDLSKTVFMLDYPLFERLVYNLVVNFDVFGNVSHQLLTRVYMDMIRMEAEELFLTFLPSEERLSYRRSWYRGLLTQAKMSYVYPTVGSAVPTGIKFNEDNNTKKQFVQKVLFFHQNETVRGGWDLINWKSLEIPDSMQGQWKVKGLDKELRKIAAVKAEAATPFSRFFPDLALLNIKTPKGLKIYSLIHNKEHENISWILGESLRMDPESDTLTVREGVWGSYPNMIFNVKENELAAFVTQVRAMKSAADYQNLVTRYGLRRSNAKFWSFYDDMHVAMRKSDPVSFGYLDLTRYELK; the protein is encoded by the coding sequence ATGCAATTCATTCTGATGCTGGTAGTTTGTTTTTCGGCGGCAGCGGGCAGTGCCTCGGCCCCCGCCGGCAGTGCTGGAGTGCCGGCAGGCACGCAAGCTGAAGCTCCGGCTCTGCCGGGCAGAGCGCAGGCGCCATCTGGCGCCGTAGCTGAAGCAACTCTTTATTCCCGCAAAATCCAACCGCTTTTTGACAATCGCTGTCTGGCCTGCCACAGCTGTTTTAATGCTCCCTGCCAGCTGAATCTGCAGAATTTTGAGGGTTTTCAGAGGGGTGCGAACAAATTAAACGTCTATGATGGCACTCGCTTAAAAAGTGTTGAGCCCTCACGTCTTTGGATTGATGCCCATGCAGACGAGTGGCGAAAACGTGGTTTCTATGAGGTCAGCACCAGTAAAGATCCTGACCAAAACCTGTTTTTCCAGATCACACAGCTACGCGCCACAGCGAAAGATGCCGTGATCACCAAGCAGGTCGCGGATACTCACGTCTGCGCGCAGACGATGACGGACTATCAGCTTTTGGCCAAAAACTCCCCGGAACTGGGCATGCCCTACGGATTTCCGGCCCTGAGCCCGTCAGAGCTGGCAACCCTGAAGGACTGGGTGAAAGCCGGCAGTCCCGGTCCGGATGCAGAAGAGTTCAAGCGCCAGAATACTCCCTCTGTCGAATTGCAGACTCAGGTGCACGAATGGGAAGAGTTCCTGAACCAGGAAAGTCTTCGTCACCAGTTGGTCAGCCGCTATCTTTACGAGCATCTTTTCCTGGCGCATATTTATTTCCCGGAAAAGCCGGAAGAATTTTTCCGTCTGGTGCGCTCAAAGCAGTCCTGCGCCCAGGGTATTCAAGAGATCGCCACTCGTCGTCCCAATGACAACCCGGGAATGAAAAAGTTCTGGTACTGTCTTAAGAAGTTCCCCGGCACGGTGGTGAAAAAGACCCACATCCCATACCAATGGAGTCCGGCAAAGATGGCCCGCTATAAAGAGCTTTTCCTGGCCGAGGGCTGGAAAGTTTCAGCGCTGCCAAGTTATGAGTCGGGTGTGGCTGAAAATCCATTTGTGGCGTTCAAAGACATTCCGGTGAAGGCCCGCTATCAGTTTCTGCTCGACGATGCCCAGTACCAGGTGAGCACCTTTATTAAAGGTCCGGTGTGTAACGGGAGCATGGCGGTGAACTCCATTCAGGAGCAGTTCTATGTGTTCTTCCTGAATCCGTCTTCAGACAACATGGTGCTGTCGCAAAAGTACGCCGACAAGGCCGCCGGGCTTTTGATGATGCCGGGGGTTTGGGGCAGTGATGTTGATATTAAAGAAACGCCGCTGTTTTATAAAAAACTGGTCGATCACCGGGAAAACTATCGCAAGCTTCGCATCGAAGAACTCGCGAAGCTTCGTCCTGAAGGTTACACCCTGAAAGACGTCTGGGATGGCGGGGGCTTTAACCCCAATGCCACTCTGACCGTGCTTCGCCATGATGACAATGCCGTGGTGATGAAAGGCGCTGTGGGGGATTTGTCGAAGACCGTCTTCATGCTGGATTACCCGCTGTTTGAACGCCTGGTCTACAACCTGGTGGTGAACTTTGATGTCTTTGGCAATGTGTCTCATCAACTGCTGACTCGGGTGTACATGGACATGATCCGCATGGAGGCTGAAGAGCTGTTCCTGACCTTCCTGCCATCGGAAGAGCGTCTGAGCTATCGCCGGTCCTGGTATCGTGGTTTGTTGACCCAGGCTAAAATGTCCTATGTTTACCCCACAGTGGGTTCCGCAGTTCCCACCGGGATTAAATTCAACGAGGACAACAACACCAAAAAGCAGTTTGTGCAGAAGGTGTTGTTCTTCCATCAGAACGAAACCGTGCGTGGTGGCTGGGACCTTATCAACTGGAAGAGTCTGGAAATCCCGGACAGCATGCAGGGGCAGTGGAAAGTGAAGGGACTGGATAAAGAACTTCGCAAGATCGCGGCAGTGAAAGCCGAAGCGGCCACACCGTTTTCCCGGTTCTTCCCGGACCTGGCACTGCTCAATATCAAAACACCCAAGGGGCTGAAGATCTACTCGCTCATTCACAATAAAGAGCACGAAAATATTTCCTGGATCCTGGGGGAGTCGCTGCGCATGGACCCTGAAAGCGACACTCTGACCGTGCGTGAAGGGGTGTGGGGTTCTTATCCGAATATGATCTTTAATGTGAAAGAAAATGAGCTGGCGGCGTTTGTGACCCAGGTGCGCGCAATGAAATCCGCGGCAGACTATCAGAATCTGGTCACTCGCTACGGCCTTCGCCGCAGCAATGCCAAGTTCTGGTCTTTCTATGATGACATGCACGTCGCGATGAGAAAATCAGACCCGGTGAGTTTCGGATACCTGGATCTGACCCGTTATGAATTAAAATAG
- the ydiK gene encoding AI-2E family transporter YdiK — MAPTTDLTKTLLSVLFMGLLAAISLWVLLPFLPAMIWAAMIFIATWSTLLKLQHRFNNKRFPAVLTMALLMTALVIIPLTAALFSLISNRHVIVSGLQDLANTQLPPAPDWLEDAPLLGPRIAARWNELAATAPQDLIERAKPYIHQAFEWIVASVGSITMLVVHCILTIIIASIFYSNGEKIAQACRTLTRRLAGTRGEEALQLAAQSVRAVAMGIVGTALIQTALGGLGAGLAGVPHAGLLTAVILIFCVVQLGPLLPLLGAVAWLYSQEQNTAGTILLGWAVAVGLMDGFVRPILIKRGADLPAVLITVGVLGGMISFGIVGLFIGPVVLAVTLRLLSAWMTDNSEPTVFKRAIERAPAPTLPPEINH, encoded by the coding sequence ATGGCACCAACAACTGATCTGACCAAAACACTTTTAAGCGTTCTGTTTATGGGGCTATTGGCGGCGATTTCCCTGTGGGTGCTGCTGCCTTTTCTGCCCGCGATGATCTGGGCCGCCATGATTTTCATCGCCACCTGGTCCACACTGCTTAAACTGCAGCACAGATTCAACAACAAACGCTTTCCCGCAGTCCTGACGATGGCGCTTCTTATGACGGCCCTGGTGATTATTCCGCTGACTGCGGCGTTGTTTTCGCTGATCTCAAATCGGCATGTGATTGTTTCAGGCCTGCAGGATCTGGCCAACACTCAACTGCCACCCGCACCGGACTGGCTTGAAGATGCACCCCTGCTTGGCCCGCGCATTGCGGCCCGCTGGAATGAACTTGCGGCCACCGCCCCCCAGGATCTGATTGAAAGAGCCAAGCCCTATATCCATCAGGCTTTTGAATGGATTGTCGCCAGTGTCGGCAGCATCACCATGCTGGTGGTACACTGTATTCTGACGATCATCATCGCTTCGATCTTCTATTCCAATGGAGAAAAGATCGCCCAAGCCTGCCGCACCTTGACCCGTCGTCTTGCCGGAACTCGCGGCGAAGAGGCCCTGCAGCTGGCCGCCCAATCCGTGAGGGCCGTGGCCATGGGGATTGTCGGCACCGCCCTGATCCAGACAGCACTTGGCGGCTTGGGAGCCGGGCTTGCCGGAGTTCCCCATGCGGGACTTCTGACAGCGGTGATACTGATTTTCTGTGTTGTGCAACTGGGGCCATTGCTCCCTTTGCTTGGCGCCGTGGCCTGGCTCTATTCACAAGAACAGAACACCGCGGGAACAATTCTTTTGGGCTGGGCCGTGGCGGTGGGCCTGATGGATGGCTTTGTTCGCCCGATTCTCATTAAGCGCGGAGCAGATCTACCCGCCGTCCTCATCACTGTGGGCGTTCTGGGGGGAATGATTTCTTTTGGGATCGTGGGCCTTTTCATAGGACCGGTTGTTCTGGCCGTCACCTTAAGACTGTTAAGCGCCTGGATGACGGACAACTCCGAACCCACCGTTTTCAAGCGAGCTATTGAAAGAGCCCCCGCCCCCACTTTACCGCCGGAGATCAACCACTAG
- a CDS encoding Fur family transcriptional regulator — protein sequence MTKCSHDRKNIDIDSLNERVRKAGMKLTQQRSQLLKILLHHPEPISADEIFKKIDDKSDGMDLVTIYRILKKFEEGGLVSRLEFGDGVARFELTLESGHHHHHVICRHCQRVEPLHICDLDQHIKMVEAMGYKQVAHRLDFFGVCSRCQ from the coding sequence ATGACAAAGTGCAGCCATGATCGGAAGAACATTGATATCGACTCTCTGAACGAGAGGGTGCGTAAGGCCGGGATGAAACTGACCCAGCAGCGCAGTCAATTGCTGAAGATCCTGCTGCATCACCCAGAGCCTATTTCTGCCGATGAGATCTTTAAAAAGATCGACGATAAATCCGACGGCATGGATCTGGTGACCATCTATCGTATTCTGAAAAAGTTCGAAGAAGGTGGCCTTGTTTCCCGTTTGGAGTTCGGGGACGGTGTTGCGCGTTTTGAGCTGACGCTGGAATCCGGTCACCATCACCATCACGTGATCTGCCGCCACTGCCAGCGTGTGGAGCCTTTGCATATCTGCGATCTGGATCAGCACATCAAAATGGTCGAAGCCATGGGATACAAACAAGTGGCCCATCGCCTGGATTTCTTTGGTGTGTGCTCGCGCTGTCAATAG